The proteins below come from a single Balaenoptera musculus isolate JJ_BM4_2016_0621 chromosome 1, mBalMus1.pri.v3, whole genome shotgun sequence genomic window:
- the SRRM1 gene encoding serine/arginine repetitive matrix protein 1 isoform X5 — MDAGFFRGTSAEQDNRFSNKQKKLLKQLKFAECLEKKVDMSKVNLEVIKPWITKRVTEILGFEDDVVIEFIFNQLEVKNPDSKMMQINLTGFLNGKNAREFMGELWPLLLSAQENIAGIPSAFLELKKEEIKQRQIEQEKLASMKKQDEDKDKRDKEEKESSREKRERSRSPRRRKSRSPSPRRRSSPVRRERKRSHSRSPRHRTKSRSPSPAPEKKEKTPELPEPSVKVKEPSVQEATSTSDILKVPKPEPVPEPKEPSPEKNSKKEKEKEKTRPRSRSRSKSRSRTRSRSPSHTRPRRRHRSRSRSYSPRRRPSPRRRPSPRRRTPPRRMPPPPRHRRSRSPVRRRRRSSASLSGSSSSSSSSRSRSPPKKPPKRTSSPPRKTRRLSPSASPPRRRHRPSPPATPPPKTRHSPTPQQSNRTRKSRVSVSPGRTSGKVTKHKGTEKRESPSPAPKPRKVELSESEEDKGGKMAAADSVQQRRQYRRQNQQSSSDSGSSSSSEDERPKRSHVKNGEVGRRRRHSPSRSASPSPRKRQKETSPRGRRRRSPSPPPTRRRRSPSPAPPPRRRRSPTPPPRRRTPSPPPRRRSPSPRRYSPPIQRRYSPSPPPKRRTASPPPPPKRRVSPSPPPKRRVSHSPPPKQRSSPVTKRRSPSLSSKHRKGSSPSRSTREARSPQPNKRHSPSPRPRAPQTSSSPPAVRRGASPSPQRRQSPSPGSRPIRRVSRTPEPRKIKKAASPSPQSVRRVSSSRSVSGSPEPAAKKPPAPPSPVQSQSPSTNWSPAVPVKKAKSPTPSPSPARNSDPEGGGKKKKKKKDKKHKKDKKHKKHKKHKKEKAVAAAAAAPVTPAAIAAPTAVSAQEEPEAEPEPKKETESEAEDNLDDLEKHLREKALRSMRKAQCPTVLGGNVCYDVNFIWFVRNSVSKLLKMCLSFRL, encoded by the exons ATGGACGCGGGATTCTTCCGC GGAACAAGTGCAGAACAGGATAATCGGTTCAGCAACAAACAGAAGAAGCTACTGAAGCAGCTGAAATTCGCAGAATGCCTAGAAAAAAAG GTGGACATGAGCAAAGTAAATTTGGAGGTTATAAAGCCTTGGATAACAAAACGAGTAACGGAAATCCTTGGGTTTGAAGATGATGTTGTGATTGAGTTTATATTCAACCAGCTGGAAGTGAAG AATCCAGACTCCAAAATGATGCAAATCAACCTGACTGGGtttttgaatggaaaaaatgCTAGAGAATTTATGGGAGAGCTGTGGCCCCTGCTCTTAAGCGCACAGGAAAACATCGCTGGAATCCCTTCTGCTTTCCTAGagctgaagaaagaagaaataaaacagagacag ATTGAACAAGAAAAGTTGGCATCTATGAAAAAGCAAGATGAAGACAAGGATAAGAgggataaggaagaaaaagaaagcagcagaGAAAAAAGGGAGCGGTCTCGAAGCCCAAGAAG ACGCAAATCCAGATCTCCTTCCCCTAGAAGACGATCTTCCCCtgtcaggagagagagaaagcgcaGTCATTCTCGATCTCCCCGTCACAGAACCAAGAGCCGGAGTCCTTCCCCTGctccagagaagaaggaaaaaactcCAGAGCTCCCAGAGCCGTCAGTGAAAGTAAAAGAACCTTCAGTACAAGAGGCCACTTCTACTAG TGACATCCTGAAAGTTCCCAAGCCTGAACCAGTACCAGAGCCTAAAGAACCTTCTCCGGAGAAAAActccaaaaaggaaaaggaaaaggagaagaccCGACCAAGATCTCGGTCGCGTTCCAAGTCAAGATCCCGGACACGTTCTCGCTCTCCTTCTCATACTCGACCGAGAAGACGCCATAGATCCCGATCAAG ATCATACTCACCTAGAAGGCGGCCAAGCCCAAGAAGACGGCCATCTCCTCGAAGAAGAACTCCACCGAGACGAATGCCTCCTCCACCAAGGCATAGAAGGAGTAGATCTCCAGTGAGACG AAGAAGGCGTTCATCGGCATCCTTGTCTGGGAGTAGCTCGTCCTCTTCTTCATCTCGTTCCCGGTCACCGCCAAAGAAGCCTCCAAAGAGGACATCCAGCCCCCCTCGAAAAACTCGTAGGTTATCTCCTTCAGCAAGTCCTCCGAGGCGAAGGCACAGGCCATCACCTCCAGCAACTCCACCACCAAAAACTCGTCATTCCCCGACACCCCAGCAGTCAAACCGTACGAGGAAAAGTCGTGTTTCTGTCTCTCCAGGGAGAACTTCAGGTAAAG TGACAAAACATAAAGGTACTGAGAAAAGAGAGTCCCCTTCACCAGCACCCAAGCCTAGAAAAGTAGAGTTATCTGAATCAG AAGAAGATAAAGGTGGCAAAATGGCTGCAGCAGATTCTGTGCAGCAGAGACGCCAATACAGACGACAGAACCAGCAGTCTTCCTCTG ATTctggctcctcctcttcctcagaaGATGAGCGACCCAAAAGGTCCCACGTGAAGAATGGTGAGGTAGGCAGGCGGCGGAGACATTCCCCTTCCCGGAGTGCCTCTCCATCACCTCGAAAGCGCCAGAAAGAGACTTCCCCTCG TGGTAGACGGAGGAGAAGTCCCTCCCCACCGCCTACCAGAAGGCGACGTtctccttctcctgctcctccgCCTCGTCGACGCAGGTCTCCCACACCACCACCACGACGAAG gactccttctcctcccccacgTCGTCGCTCACCTTCCCCAAGAAGATACTCTCCTCCAATACAGAGGAGATAttctccttctccacctccaAAGAGAAGAACGgcttcaccccctccccctcctaaaCGAAGGGTATCACCGTCTCCACCACCAAAGCGTCGGGTCTCCCATTCGCCACCTCCCAAACAAAGAAGCTCCCCAGTCACCAAGAGACGTTCGCCTTCGTTGTCATCAAAGCATAGGAAAGGGTCTTCCCCGAGCCGATCTACCCGGGAGGCCCGGTCACCACAACCAAACAAACGGCATTCGCCCTCACCACGGCCTCGAGCTCCTCAGACCTCCTCAAGTCCTCCAGCTGTTCGAAGAGGAGCATCACCATCACCCCAAAGAAGGCAGTCCCCATCTCCAGGTTCTAGGCCCATTAGGAGAGTCTCCAGGACTCCGGAGCCcagaaagataaaaaa AGCTGCCTCACCAAGCCCTCAGTCGGTAAGGAGGGTCTCATCTTCCCGATCTGTCTCGGGATCTCCTGAGCCAGCAGCTAAAAAACCCCCAGCACCTCCATCCCCTGTCCAGTCTCAGTCACCCTCTACCAACTGGTCACCAGCGGTACCAGTTAAAAAGGCTAAAAGCCCAACACCAAGCCCATCACCGGCAAGG AATTCAGACCCAGAAGGAGgtggaaagaagaagaagaaaaagaaggacaagaaACACAAAAAGGATAAGAAGCACAAGAAGCACAAAAAACACAAGAAGGAAAAGGCTGTAGCTGCAGCTGCTGCAGCCCCTGTAACCCCTGCGGCCATCGCTGCTCCCACAGCCGTGTCAGCACAGGAAGAAccagaggcagagccagagccTAAGAAG gagactgaaagtgaggctgAAGATAACCTTGATGACTTAGAAAAGCACCTGCGTGAAAAGGCCCTGAGATCAATGCGGAAGGCTCAGTGTCCCACAGTCCTAGGTGGAAATGTTTGTTATGATGtaaattttatttggtttgtACGCAATTCAGTTTCAAAATTGCTAAAAATGTGTTTGAGCTTTAGACTATAA
- the SRRM1 gene encoding serine/arginine repetitive matrix protein 1 isoform X8 yields MDAGFFRGTSAEQDNRFSNKQKKLLKQLKFAECLEKKVDMSKVNLEVIKPWITKRVTEILGFEDDVVIEFIFNQLEVKNPDSKMMQINLTGFLNGKNAREFMGELWPLLLSAQENIAGIPSAFLELKKEEIKQRQIEQEKLASMKKQDEDKDKRDKEEKESSREKRERSRSPRRRKSRSPSPRRRSSPVRRERKRSHSRSPRHRTKSRSPSPAPEKKEKTPELPEPSVKVKEPSVQEATSTSDILKVPKPEPVPEPKEPSPEKNSKKEKEKEKTRPRSRSRSKSRSRTRSRSPSHTRPRRRHRSRSRSYSPRRRPSPRRRPSPRRRTPPRRMPPPPRHRRSRSPVRRRRRSSASLSGSSSSSSSSRSRSPPKKPPKRTSSPPRKTRRLSPSASPPRRRHRPSPPATPPPKTRHSPTPQQSNRTRKSRVSVSPGRTSVTKHKGTEKRESPSPAPKPRKVELSESEDKGGKMAAADSVQQRRQYRRQNQQSSSDSGSSSSSEDERPKRSHVKNGEVGRRRRHSPSRSASPSPRKRQKETSPRGRRRRSPSPPPTRRRRSPSPAPPPRRRRSPTPPPRRRTPSPPPRRRSPSPRRYSPPIQRRYSPSPPPKRRTASPPPPPKRRVSPSPPPKRRVSHSPPPKQRSSPVTKRRSPSLSSKHRKGSSPSRSTREARSPQPNKRHSPSPRPRAPQTSSSPPAVRRGASPSPQRRQSPSPGSRPIRRVSRTPEPRKIKKAASPSPQSVRRVSSSRSVSGSPEPAAKKPPAPPSPVQSQSPSTNWSPAVPVKKAKSPTPSPSPARNSDPEGGGKKKKKKKDKKHKKDKKHKKHKKHKKEKAVAAAAAAPVTPAAIAAPTAVSAQEEPEAEPEPKKETESEAEDNLDDLEKHLREKALRSMRKAQCPTVLGGNVCYDVNFIWFVRNSVSKLLKMCLSFRL; encoded by the exons ATGGACGCGGGATTCTTCCGC GGAACAAGTGCAGAACAGGATAATCGGTTCAGCAACAAACAGAAGAAGCTACTGAAGCAGCTGAAATTCGCAGAATGCCTAGAAAAAAAG GTGGACATGAGCAAAGTAAATTTGGAGGTTATAAAGCCTTGGATAACAAAACGAGTAACGGAAATCCTTGGGTTTGAAGATGATGTTGTGATTGAGTTTATATTCAACCAGCTGGAAGTGAAG AATCCAGACTCCAAAATGATGCAAATCAACCTGACTGGGtttttgaatggaaaaaatgCTAGAGAATTTATGGGAGAGCTGTGGCCCCTGCTCTTAAGCGCACAGGAAAACATCGCTGGAATCCCTTCTGCTTTCCTAGagctgaagaaagaagaaataaaacagagacag ATTGAACAAGAAAAGTTGGCATCTATGAAAAAGCAAGATGAAGACAAGGATAAGAgggataaggaagaaaaagaaagcagcagaGAAAAAAGGGAGCGGTCTCGAAGCCCAAGAAG ACGCAAATCCAGATCTCCTTCCCCTAGAAGACGATCTTCCCCtgtcaggagagagagaaagcgcaGTCATTCTCGATCTCCCCGTCACAGAACCAAGAGCCGGAGTCCTTCCCCTGctccagagaagaaggaaaaaactcCAGAGCTCCCAGAGCCGTCAGTGAAAGTAAAAGAACCTTCAGTACAAGAGGCCACTTCTACTAG TGACATCCTGAAAGTTCCCAAGCCTGAACCAGTACCAGAGCCTAAAGAACCTTCTCCGGAGAAAAActccaaaaaggaaaaggaaaaggagaagaccCGACCAAGATCTCGGTCGCGTTCCAAGTCAAGATCCCGGACACGTTCTCGCTCTCCTTCTCATACTCGACCGAGAAGACGCCATAGATCCCGATCAAG ATCATACTCACCTAGAAGGCGGCCAAGCCCAAGAAGACGGCCATCTCCTCGAAGAAGAACTCCACCGAGACGAATGCCTCCTCCACCAAGGCATAGAAGGAGTAGATCTCCAGTGAGACG AAGAAGGCGTTCATCGGCATCCTTGTCTGGGAGTAGCTCGTCCTCTTCTTCATCTCGTTCCCGGTCACCGCCAAAGAAGCCTCCAAAGAGGACATCCAGCCCCCCTCGAAAAACTCGTAGGTTATCTCCTTCAGCAAGTCCTCCGAGGCGAAGGCACAGGCCATCACCTCCAGCAACTCCACCACCAAAAACTCGTCATTCCCCGACACCCCAGCAGTCAAACCGTACGAGGAAAAGTCGTGTTTCTGTCTCTCCAGGGAGAACTTCAG TGACAAAACATAAAGGTACTGAGAAAAGAGAGTCCCCTTCACCAGCACCCAAGCCTAGAAAAGTAGAGTTATCTGAATCAG AAGATAAAGGTGGCAAAATGGCTGCAGCAGATTCTGTGCAGCAGAGACGCCAATACAGACGACAGAACCAGCAGTCTTCCTCTG ATTctggctcctcctcttcctcagaaGATGAGCGACCCAAAAGGTCCCACGTGAAGAATGGTGAGGTAGGCAGGCGGCGGAGACATTCCCCTTCCCGGAGTGCCTCTCCATCACCTCGAAAGCGCCAGAAAGAGACTTCCCCTCG TGGTAGACGGAGGAGAAGTCCCTCCCCACCGCCTACCAGAAGGCGACGTtctccttctcctgctcctccgCCTCGTCGACGCAGGTCTCCCACACCACCACCACGACGAAG gactccttctcctcccccacgTCGTCGCTCACCTTCCCCAAGAAGATACTCTCCTCCAATACAGAGGAGATAttctccttctccacctccaAAGAGAAGAACGgcttcaccccctccccctcctaaaCGAAGGGTATCACCGTCTCCACCACCAAAGCGTCGGGTCTCCCATTCGCCACCTCCCAAACAAAGAAGCTCCCCAGTCACCAAGAGACGTTCGCCTTCGTTGTCATCAAAGCATAGGAAAGGGTCTTCCCCGAGCCGATCTACCCGGGAGGCCCGGTCACCACAACCAAACAAACGGCATTCGCCCTCACCACGGCCTCGAGCTCCTCAGACCTCCTCAAGTCCTCCAGCTGTTCGAAGAGGAGCATCACCATCACCCCAAAGAAGGCAGTCCCCATCTCCAGGTTCTAGGCCCATTAGGAGAGTCTCCAGGACTCCGGAGCCcagaaagataaaaaa AGCTGCCTCACCAAGCCCTCAGTCGGTAAGGAGGGTCTCATCTTCCCGATCTGTCTCGGGATCTCCTGAGCCAGCAGCTAAAAAACCCCCAGCACCTCCATCCCCTGTCCAGTCTCAGTCACCCTCTACCAACTGGTCACCAGCGGTACCAGTTAAAAAGGCTAAAAGCCCAACACCAAGCCCATCACCGGCAAGG AATTCAGACCCAGAAGGAGgtggaaagaagaagaagaaaaagaaggacaagaaACACAAAAAGGATAAGAAGCACAAGAAGCACAAAAAACACAAGAAGGAAAAGGCTGTAGCTGCAGCTGCTGCAGCCCCTGTAACCCCTGCGGCCATCGCTGCTCCCACAGCCGTGTCAGCACAGGAAGAAccagaggcagagccagagccTAAGAAG gagactgaaagtgaggctgAAGATAACCTTGATGACTTAGAAAAGCACCTGCGTGAAAAGGCCCTGAGATCAATGCGGAAGGCTCAGTGTCCCACAGTCCTAGGTGGAAATGTTTGTTATGATGtaaattttatttggtttgtACGCAATTCAGTTTCAAAATTGCTAAAAATGTGTTTGAGCTTTAGACTATAA
- the SRRM1 gene encoding serine/arginine repetitive matrix protein 1 isoform X3 codes for MDAGFFRGTSAEQDNRFSNKQKKLLKQLKFAECLEKKVDMSKVNLEVIKPWITKRVTEILGFEDDVVIEFIFNQLEVKNPDSKMMQINLTGFLNGKNAREFMGELWPLLLSAQENIAGIPSAFLELKKEEIKQRQIEQEKLASMKKQDEDKDKRDKEEKESSREKRERSRSPRRRKSRSPSPRRRSSPVRRERKRSHSRSPRHRTKSRSPSPAPEKKEKTPELPEPSVKVKEPSVQEATSTSDILKVPKPEPVPEPKEPSPEKNSKKEKEKEKTRPRSRSRSKSRSRTRSRSPSHTRPRRRHRSRSRSYSPRRRPSPRRRPSPRRRTPPRRMPPPPRHRRSRSPVRRRRRSSASLSGSSSSSSSSRSRSPPKKPPKRTSSPPRKTRRLSPSASPPRRRHRPSPPATPPPKTRHSPTPQQSNRTRKSRVSVSPGRTSVTKHKGTEKRESPSPAPKPRKVELSESEEDKGGKMAAADSVQQRRQYRRQNQQSSSDSGSSSSSEDERPKRSHVKNGEVGRRRRHSPSRSASPSPRKRQKETSPRMQMGKRWQSPVTKSGRRRRSPSPPPTRRRRSPSPAPPPRRRRSPTPPPRRRTPSPPPRRRSPSPRRYSPPIQRRYSPSPPPKRRTASPPPPPKRRVSPSPPPKRRVSHSPPPKQRSSPVTKRRSPSLSSKHRKGSSPSRSTREARSPQPNKRHSPSPRPRAPQTSSSPPAVRRGASPSPQRRQSPSPGSRPIRRVSRTPEPRKIKKAASPSPQSVRRVSSSRSVSGSPEPAAKKPPAPPSPVQSQSPSTNWSPAVPVKKAKSPTPSPSPARNSDPEGGGKKKKKKKDKKHKKDKKHKKHKKHKKEKAVAAAAAAPVTPAAIAAPTAVSAQEEPEAEPEPKKETESEAEDNLDDLEKHLREKALRSMRKAQCPTVLGGNVCYDVNFIWFVRNSVSKLLKMCLSFRL; via the exons ATGGACGCGGGATTCTTCCGC GGAACAAGTGCAGAACAGGATAATCGGTTCAGCAACAAACAGAAGAAGCTACTGAAGCAGCTGAAATTCGCAGAATGCCTAGAAAAAAAG GTGGACATGAGCAAAGTAAATTTGGAGGTTATAAAGCCTTGGATAACAAAACGAGTAACGGAAATCCTTGGGTTTGAAGATGATGTTGTGATTGAGTTTATATTCAACCAGCTGGAAGTGAAG AATCCAGACTCCAAAATGATGCAAATCAACCTGACTGGGtttttgaatggaaaaaatgCTAGAGAATTTATGGGAGAGCTGTGGCCCCTGCTCTTAAGCGCACAGGAAAACATCGCTGGAATCCCTTCTGCTTTCCTAGagctgaagaaagaagaaataaaacagagacag ATTGAACAAGAAAAGTTGGCATCTATGAAAAAGCAAGATGAAGACAAGGATAAGAgggataaggaagaaaaagaaagcagcagaGAAAAAAGGGAGCGGTCTCGAAGCCCAAGAAG ACGCAAATCCAGATCTCCTTCCCCTAGAAGACGATCTTCCCCtgtcaggagagagagaaagcgcaGTCATTCTCGATCTCCCCGTCACAGAACCAAGAGCCGGAGTCCTTCCCCTGctccagagaagaaggaaaaaactcCAGAGCTCCCAGAGCCGTCAGTGAAAGTAAAAGAACCTTCAGTACAAGAGGCCACTTCTACTAG TGACATCCTGAAAGTTCCCAAGCCTGAACCAGTACCAGAGCCTAAAGAACCTTCTCCGGAGAAAAActccaaaaaggaaaaggaaaaggagaagaccCGACCAAGATCTCGGTCGCGTTCCAAGTCAAGATCCCGGACACGTTCTCGCTCTCCTTCTCATACTCGACCGAGAAGACGCCATAGATCCCGATCAAG ATCATACTCACCTAGAAGGCGGCCAAGCCCAAGAAGACGGCCATCTCCTCGAAGAAGAACTCCACCGAGACGAATGCCTCCTCCACCAAGGCATAGAAGGAGTAGATCTCCAGTGAGACG AAGAAGGCGTTCATCGGCATCCTTGTCTGGGAGTAGCTCGTCCTCTTCTTCATCTCGTTCCCGGTCACCGCCAAAGAAGCCTCCAAAGAGGACATCCAGCCCCCCTCGAAAAACTCGTAGGTTATCTCCTTCAGCAAGTCCTCCGAGGCGAAGGCACAGGCCATCACCTCCAGCAACTCCACCACCAAAAACTCGTCATTCCCCGACACCCCAGCAGTCAAACCGTACGAGGAAAAGTCGTGTTTCTGTCTCTCCAGGGAGAACTTCAG TGACAAAACATAAAGGTACTGAGAAAAGAGAGTCCCCTTCACCAGCACCCAAGCCTAGAAAAGTAGAGTTATCTGAATCAG AAGAAGATAAAGGTGGCAAAATGGCTGCAGCAGATTCTGTGCAGCAGAGACGCCAATACAGACGACAGAACCAGCAGTCTTCCTCTG ATTctggctcctcctcttcctcagaaGATGAGCGACCCAAAAGGTCCCACGTGAAGAATGGTGAGGTAGGCAGGCGGCGGAGACATTCCCCTTCCCGGAGTGCCTCTCCATCACCTCGAAAGCGCCAGAAAGAGACTTCCCCTCG GATGCAGATGGGAAAGCGATGGCAATCGCCAGTGACTAAAAG TGGTAGACGGAGGAGAAGTCCCTCCCCACCGCCTACCAGAAGGCGACGTtctccttctcctgctcctccgCCTCGTCGACGCAGGTCTCCCACACCACCACCACGACGAAG gactccttctcctcccccacgTCGTCGCTCACCTTCCCCAAGAAGATACTCTCCTCCAATACAGAGGAGATAttctccttctccacctccaAAGAGAAGAACGgcttcaccccctccccctcctaaaCGAAGGGTATCACCGTCTCCACCACCAAAGCGTCGGGTCTCCCATTCGCCACCTCCCAAACAAAGAAGCTCCCCAGTCACCAAGAGACGTTCGCCTTCGTTGTCATCAAAGCATAGGAAAGGGTCTTCCCCGAGCCGATCTACCCGGGAGGCCCGGTCACCACAACCAAACAAACGGCATTCGCCCTCACCACGGCCTCGAGCTCCTCAGACCTCCTCAAGTCCTCCAGCTGTTCGAAGAGGAGCATCACCATCACCCCAAAGAAGGCAGTCCCCATCTCCAGGTTCTAGGCCCATTAGGAGAGTCTCCAGGACTCCGGAGCCcagaaagataaaaaa AGCTGCCTCACCAAGCCCTCAGTCGGTAAGGAGGGTCTCATCTTCCCGATCTGTCTCGGGATCTCCTGAGCCAGCAGCTAAAAAACCCCCAGCACCTCCATCCCCTGTCCAGTCTCAGTCACCCTCTACCAACTGGTCACCAGCGGTACCAGTTAAAAAGGCTAAAAGCCCAACACCAAGCCCATCACCGGCAAGG AATTCAGACCCAGAAGGAGgtggaaagaagaagaagaaaaagaaggacaagaaACACAAAAAGGATAAGAAGCACAAGAAGCACAAAAAACACAAGAAGGAAAAGGCTGTAGCTGCAGCTGCTGCAGCCCCTGTAACCCCTGCGGCCATCGCTGCTCCCACAGCCGTGTCAGCACAGGAAGAAccagaggcagagccagagccTAAGAAG gagactgaaagtgaggctgAAGATAACCTTGATGACTTAGAAAAGCACCTGCGTGAAAAGGCCCTGAGATCAATGCGGAAGGCTCAGTGTCCCACAGTCCTAGGTGGAAATGTTTGTTATGATGtaaattttatttggtttgtACGCAATTCAGTTTCAAAATTGCTAAAAATGTGTTTGAGCTTTAGACTATAA